A portion of the Calothrix sp. 336/3 genome contains these proteins:
- a CDS encoding response regulator transcription factor translates to MSIVLIVEDSIAQREMITDLLKASGLTVTHASDGVEALQAIETAPPDLVVLDIVMPRMNGYEVCRRLKSDPKTQNVPVVMCSSKGEEFDRYWGMKQGADAYIAKPFQPTELVGTVKQLLRG, encoded by the coding sequence ATGAGTATAGTTCTGATAGTGGAAGACAGTATTGCTCAGAGGGAGATGATTACAGACCTCCTGAAAGCCAGTGGCTTAACGGTTACCCATGCCAGTGACGGAGTAGAAGCCTTGCAAGCAATAGAAACTGCACCTCCAGACTTAGTGGTATTAGATATTGTCATGCCCCGAATGAATGGTTATGAAGTTTGCCGTCGATTAAAATCTGACCCTAAAACTCAAAATGTTCCCGTAGTCATGTGTTCTTCCAAAGGGGAAGAATTTGACCGCTACTGGGGTATGAAACAAGGTGCGGATGCTTATATTGCCAAGCCGTTTCAACCAACAGAGTTGGTGGGAACAGTCAAACAACTGTTGCGAGGATAA
- a CDS encoding chemotaxis protein CheW — MDSKPDFLGGTGQDHFRPELQVESPEGELHLRFFIPSQQEFALPATGIREVIELSPDRITPIPNASPLLLGTLNLRGRVIWVADLGQFLGEVMALNTDRAEISVIAIEEQDTIVGLAVDEIGGMDWLDVQYLMAPNSVPDTMTPFLRGEWLLDGSKNTRQSQQKGLAFPGNSPHCLRLLDQMAILRSARWAG, encoded by the coding sequence ATGGACAGCAAACCGGACTTTTTAGGGGGTACTGGACAAGATCACTTCCGCCCGGAACTACAGGTAGAAAGTCCTGAGGGTGAGCTACACCTGCGTTTTTTCATTCCTTCGCAGCAGGAGTTTGCATTGCCGGCAACCGGCATCCGTGAAGTGATAGAACTTAGTCCTGATCGAATTACTCCGATACCTAATGCTTCTCCTTTACTTTTGGGTACTCTAAATTTACGCGGTCGAGTCATTTGGGTGGCTGACTTGGGTCAATTTCTGGGTGAAGTCATGGCATTAAATACAGATCGGGCGGAAATTTCCGTGATTGCGATTGAGGAACAAGACACAATTGTTGGTCTTGCAGTCGATGAAATTGGTGGTATGGACTGGCTAGATGTGCAGTATCTTATGGCACCTAATAGTGTGCCAGATACCATGACTCCTTTTTTACGAGGAGAGTGGCTTTTAGATGGGAGTAAAAATACCAGACAGTCCCAGCAAAAAGGGTTAGCATTCCCAGGGAATTCACCCCACTGTTTACGACTGTTAGATCAAATGGCAATTTTGCGAAGTGCGCGCTGGGCAGGATGA
- a CDS encoding methyl-accepting chemotaxis protein encodes MAASIDDYAQTYQQALTAYAQQNYELAATLVDEVVANVPNDPNTRLLRGHVYYVLQKFDIAKSDYEEVLRLTQDSELIGLAQSSLDNISQYLQELEAIAGLEEISTDDVLDFAQTPNSEANDAADLGLGGILDDQDLALNAFTPIPETGGVVEGLPDAANPFEMPTDSIIVDKNPDSTSRIADNPFALEGMETDGESVANSWIGQSELELPSFLDVDIPSSELGKPDLFSSSLTQEQSSDSSAPSLHDFLFAPVDSLEENLSSSVEKNSYQAPSMERENPGKVGSKVKQSDDETLLMGTPPNPSKSSRESSPTNSQEKLFSTESATSKSHVDKFPGAAKSAKPEENPVHHFDDDNDSFDMEAFESAFGSEVFSTSDDSILNGKSSQTSTSKSVSSNIEFLDDFDDFDDLGNIPGFDISTDTNFGNSQPLSSASIASKKSSSTSVPKSSSNFPDYASTSGVESDRDDELFSITGSQEAVPVFTQVDASNVEPQVSVEQGIFAPLENAPLETKQWLIAGSVGVFSAFVVALVSFAATNFSPPQQRESVRNTGWAMALGAGIAGFATAGFMGNLTMRQIRRTTKDLKTQFEAVRQGNLNAQATVYSEDEFGQLAAGFNEMARVILTTTSEANRKANEQEEAKENLQRQVIRLLDDVEGAARGDLTVQAEVTADVLGAVADAFNLTIQNLRDIVQQVKVAAREVTKGATNSETFARALSSDALRQAEELAVTLQSVQVMTDSIQRVAEAARQAEAVARDASEIALKGGDAVENTVAGILEIRETVAETTRKVKRLAESSQEISKIVALISQIASRTNLLALNASIEAARAGEAGRGFAIVADEVRQLADKSAKSLKEIEQIVMQIQSETGSVMTAMEEGTQQVIKGTKLAEEAKRSLENIIQVANRIDGLVRSITSDTVEQTETSRAVAQVMQSVELTAQETSQEAQRVSGALQHLVGVSRDLITSVERFRVETSETR; translated from the coding sequence ATGGCAGCGAGTATAGATGATTACGCGCAGACATATCAACAGGCTCTGACAGCCTACGCGCAACAAAATTATGAATTAGCCGCGACTCTAGTTGATGAAGTCGTGGCAAATGTGCCGAATGACCCGAATACTCGTTTATTGCGCGGTCATGTTTATTACGTTTTACAAAAATTTGATATTGCGAAATCTGACTACGAGGAAGTATTACGACTAACCCAAGACTCAGAACTGATCGGTCTTGCTCAAAGTAGTTTGGATAATATCAGTCAGTATCTGCAAGAATTAGAGGCGATCGCCGGATTGGAGGAAATTAGTACAGATGATGTACTGGATTTTGCTCAAACACCAAATAGCGAAGCCAATGATGCAGCAGATTTGGGATTGGGTGGAATTTTAGATGACCAAGATTTAGCTCTTAATGCTTTTACTCCCATCCCAGAGACTGGTGGAGTCGTGGAAGGATTACCCGACGCGGCAAATCCCTTTGAAATGCCCACTGACAGCATTATTGTTGACAAAAATCCTGACTCTACTTCCCGGATTGCAGATAATCCTTTTGCCCTTGAGGGGATGGAAACTGATGGCGAATCCGTTGCCAATAGTTGGATTGGACAGTCGGAATTAGAATTACCTTCCTTTTTAGATGTAGATATTCCTAGTAGTGAATTGGGTAAACCCGATTTATTTTCTTCATCCCTGACTCAGGAACAATCATCAGATTCTTCAGCACCGAGTCTCCATGATTTTCTCTTTGCACCTGTAGATTCTTTGGAAGAGAATTTATCCTCTTCTGTGGAGAAAAATAGTTACCAAGCTCCCTCTATGGAGAGAGAAAATCCTGGTAAAGTTGGCTCAAAAGTCAAGCAATCCGACGATGAGACTTTATTAATGGGAACTCCCCCAAATCCTAGTAAAAGTAGTCGGGAGAGTTCGCCCACAAATTCCCAGGAGAAATTATTCTCCACTGAAAGTGCAACTAGCAAATCCCATGTAGATAAATTTCCTGGGGCAGCAAAATCAGCAAAACCCGAAGAAAATCCAGTACATCATTTTGATGATGATAATGACAGTTTCGATATGGAGGCATTTGAATCTGCCTTCGGCTCGGAAGTTTTTAGTACCAGTGATGACAGTATTCTCAATGGTAAAAGCTCTCAAACAAGTACTAGTAAATCTGTCAGCAGTAATATTGAATTTTTAGATGATTTTGATGATTTTGATGATTTAGGTAATATTCCTGGGTTCGACATTTCCACGGATACCAACTTTGGCAATTCCCAGCCCCTCAGTTCTGCCTCCATAGCAAGTAAGAAATCTTCTAGTACCTCTGTACCTAAGAGTTCTAGCAATTTTCCCGATTATGCATCGACTAGCGGTGTGGAGAGCGATCGCGATGATGAACTATTTAGTATCACTGGTTCCCAGGAAGCTGTCCCCGTATTCACCCAGGTAGATGCTAGCAATGTGGAACCGCAAGTGAGTGTGGAACAGGGAATTTTTGCCCCCTTAGAAAATGCTCCCCTAGAAACCAAGCAATGGTTAATTGCGGGTTCTGTAGGTGTGTTTTCCGCTTTTGTTGTCGCTCTAGTCAGTTTTGCCGCGACTAATTTCTCCCCACCCCAACAAAGGGAATCCGTGAGAAATACTGGTTGGGCAATGGCTCTAGGGGCAGGTATCGCTGGTTTTGCTACTGCTGGTTTCATGGGTAATCTCACCATGAGACAAATTCGCCGCACTACCAAAGACTTAAAAACTCAGTTTGAAGCAGTGCGTCAAGGAAATCTTAATGCCCAAGCTACAGTCTACTCGGAAGATGAGTTTGGACAATTAGCGGCGGGTTTTAACGAAATGGCGCGGGTAATTTTAACCACTACCAGCGAAGCTAACCGCAAAGCTAATGAGCAAGAGGAAGCGAAGGAAAATTTACAGCGTCAGGTAATTCGCCTCTTAGATGACGTAGAAGGAGCGGCAAGGGGAGATTTGACAGTGCAGGCAGAAGTGACAGCTGACGTACTGGGTGCGGTGGCTGATGCTTTTAACCTGACAATTCAAAACCTCCGAGATATTGTGCAACAGGTAAAAGTTGCGGCGCGGGAAGTTACCAAGGGAGCGACTAATTCCGAAACCTTTGCCCGTGCTTTATCTAGTGATGCTTTGCGACAAGCGGAAGAACTAGCTGTCACCCTGCAATCGGTACAGGTGATGACAGACTCTATCCAACGGGTAGCAGAAGCGGCACGACAAGCAGAAGCAGTTGCCCGTGATGCGAGTGAAATTGCTCTCAAGGGTGGCGACGCGGTAGAAAATACTGTGGCAGGGATTCTTGAAATTCGTGAAACGGTAGCAGAGACAACTCGAAAAGTCAAGAGATTAGCCGAATCTTCCCAGGAGATTTCTAAGATTGTGGCGTTAATTTCTCAGATTGCTTCGCGGACAAACTTACTAGCGTTAAATGCCAGTATTGAGGCAGCCCGGGCTGGAGAAGCAGGGCGAGGATTTGCGATCGTTGCTGATGAGGTGCGACAGCTGGCAGATAAATCAGCTAAATCTCTGAAGGAAATTGAGCAAATCGTGATGCAAATTCAGAGTGAAACTGGTTCGGTAATGACAGCGATGGAGGAAGGAACACAACAGGTAATTAAAGGGACAAAATTGGCAGAAGAAGCCAAGCGATCGCTAGAAAATATTATTCAAGTTGCCAACCGTATTGATGGCTTGGTACGTTCTATTACTAGCGATACTGTGGAACAAACGGAAACTTCCCGTGCTGTAGCCCAGGTTATGCAATCTGTGGAGTTAACAGCCCAGGAAACTTCCCAGGAAGCGCAACGGGTATCTGGTGCTTTACAACACTTGGTTGGTGTCTCCCGTGACTTGATTACCTCTGTGGAACGCTTCCGCGTAGAAACTTCAGAAACTCGGTAA
- a CDS encoding response regulator, with amino-acid sequence MLPEHQQRILGYFIEEAKEHLNTIEQGLLNLQSTLQDSEMINEVFRAAHSIKGGAAMLGLTSIQHTAHRLEDCFKVLKEHPVQVDQKLESLFLRVSDTLKALLEHLQGPFGLTEETANTIMADAEPVISLLNEHLETLLPSETEKPAPKETTANREQIQAPVMAILREMLQLFKQPATPETRKSLEDCCRNLSQIGTPGNWSNWCNLCEGTRKAIAHPENSYLTLAKIVITDIKQALELVLSGREAEIAISQQLEILIPPEIALLDIPDTDDNNLEQEFAELFINTPHPSETHHLSSLEAEAQPIESDTEEDLIVFEELTFDSEDELANENLLEVNHGIANFAGLSFQLDDDEDDDEEDDDIFLDPNGPEVGSAELHTLAQLFEGETPDLSESWDIEEEILEPVAVNDTAAVAINQQIAENGNNDSELAEFLSLDGNVSSEQNPKPQGRDELTIVQLFGDFLDEEPQEAPQIEENIPKLSPDIIADTVDSDELVLAELTAIGIERKSDGDNLFPEIDEEENLVAIAPQTPEDNLFPEIDEEENLVAIAPQTSEDNLFPEIDAEENPVAIAPQTPEDNLFPEIDTEENLVAIAPQTPEDNLFPEIDADEIIANYEASLDEWNIDSLFSETEEENLISFDSQEEDLIDLFQPTVAIEFSPSQADINSLWQTSTTDEPPELKKDAATALEEILIASANIDDITAANEELENFNEELFSDVFLNTNSSPEQKLNILAESPENSPQEVSMEEIGTFYQQPEAEENTPEFTHGADQSVILDVKSVEVIEDNVVSAISDSLGDEDFDTFLHEEQVTYKQELQLEFDDLDISDIPGDEIAELSLNLDVSDIPGDIDDLSDSSLNLDDDLFTESDNSEALDLDFTPVLNNTEYVPDVAAGLETFAELDDLLQEPEVFPVDSTAVTLDDFADLESLLGVDSDTPALPPPPEPIQAAISPVTTTEDDPFKELEGMLGGSITPGGSSLPTGRNPNWQASRFEQLMKVPVKHLDDLSNLVGELVVNRNTLEQDQERLRQSLDNLLSQVQQLSDVGARMQELYERSLLEASLLASRQASHFAPVIQESDRGFSELEMDRFTPFHTLSQEMIELIVRVRESASDIDFVTEETERVARQFRQVTTQLQEGLTRSRMEPFSQATDLLPRGVRDNAIKYGKQVELTIQGRDTLIDKMILEHLKNPLNHLLNNAIAHGIENPEERQAKGKPNVGKITISAFHQGNQTVISVSDDGAGINSEAVKAKALSKGIIIPEQAKNLSHIDVYDLLFTPGFSTKDKEDELAGRGVGLDVVRTKISEIRGSITIDSKIDQGTTFTIRLPLTLSICKALCCVSDKARVAFPMDGVEDTLDIPMKNIQQNAQGEKFISWRDTLLPFRPLKELLTFNRQLSRGNVYGGTRDDDMVSVVVVRSATTFIALQVDLVLSEQEIVIKQFEGPAPKPIGVAGATVLGDGRIMPIADVLEIIDIFQGRTSKQSSVSLWEQKAANQEVIAAKIDPTVLIIDDSITVRELLSLTFNKAGYRVEQARDGQEAWDKLRSGLPCDLVFCDIEMPRCDGLELLSRIQKDPSLNHLPIAMLTSRGADKHRQMAISLGASGYFTKPYLEEALLEAASRMLKGEKLVHSTSNN; translated from the coding sequence ATGCTCCCAGAACATCAACAGCGCATTTTAGGCTACTTTATTGAGGAAGCAAAGGAACACCTGAATACTATTGAGCAGGGGTTACTAAATCTTCAGAGTACCTTGCAAGACTCCGAAATGATTAATGAAGTCTTTCGAGCAGCTCACTCTATCAAGGGAGGAGCAGCGATGCTGGGTTTGACTAGTATTCAACACACAGCACACCGCTTGGAAGACTGTTTTAAGGTGTTAAAAGAACACCCTGTACAAGTTGATCAAAAGTTAGAGTCTTTGTTTCTGCGTGTATCTGATACCCTAAAAGCGCTGTTGGAGCATTTGCAAGGTCCCTTTGGGTTGACTGAGGAGACAGCAAATACAATCATGGCAGACGCGGAACCTGTGATTAGCTTGCTGAATGAGCATTTAGAGACTTTGTTGCCATCGGAAACAGAGAAACCTGCTCCCAAAGAAACTACTGCCAATCGAGAACAAATTCAAGCTCCGGTAATGGCGATTTTGCGTGAGATGTTGCAATTATTTAAGCAACCTGCAACTCCCGAAACTCGCAAAAGTTTAGAAGACTGTTGTCGTAATTTGTCACAAATTGGTACTCCGGGAAATTGGAGTAACTGGTGTAATCTTTGTGAGGGAACCCGGAAGGCGATCGCCCATCCCGAAAATAGCTATTTAACTTTGGCAAAAATTGTTATTACCGATATTAAACAAGCTTTAGAACTGGTTTTATCAGGGAGAGAGGCAGAAATTGCCATTAGTCAACAGTTAGAGATTTTAATTCCTCCAGAAATTGCCTTATTAGATATTCCGGATACTGATGACAATAATTTAGAGCAAGAATTTGCAGAATTATTTATTAATACTCCCCATCCGTCTGAAACTCATCATCTATCGAGTCTGGAAGCAGAAGCTCAACCAATAGAATCGGATACTGAGGAAGATTTAATTGTTTTTGAAGAGTTAACTTTTGATTCTGAGGATGAATTGGCAAATGAGAATTTGCTGGAGGTAAATCACGGGATTGCTAATTTTGCTGGGTTGTCTTTCCAATTAGATGATGATGAGGACGACGATGAGGAAGATGATGATATTTTCCTCGATCCTAATGGTCCGGAAGTCGGAAGTGCAGAATTACACACTCTTGCTCAATTATTTGAGGGGGAAACTCCTGACTTGAGTGAGAGTTGGGATATTGAGGAAGAAATTCTGGAACCTGTTGCAGTCAATGATACAGCAGCAGTTGCTATCAATCAGCAAATAGCAGAAAACGGTAATAATGATAGTGAATTAGCGGAATTTTTATCCTTGGATGGGAATGTATCTTCGGAACAGAACCCCAAACCTCAGGGAAGGGACGAGTTAACAATCGTACAGTTGTTTGGTGATTTCTTGGATGAAGAACCCCAGGAAGCACCTCAAATAGAAGAGAATATTCCAAAGTTATCCCCAGATATAATTGCCGATACTGTAGACTCCGATGAGTTAGTATTGGCGGAGTTAACAGCGATTGGTATTGAACGCAAGAGTGACGGGGATAATTTATTCCCAGAAATCGACGAGGAAGAGAATCTCGTAGCGATCGCCCCCCAAACCCCTGAAGATAACCTATTCCCAGAAATCGACGAGGAAGAGAACCTAGTAGCGATCGCCCCCCAAACTTCTGAAGATAATCTATTCCCAGAAATCGACGCGGAAGAGAATCCCGTAGCGATCGCCCCTCAAACCCCTGAAGATAATCTGTTCCCAGAAATCGACACAGAAGAGAATCTCGTAGCGATCGCCCCCCAAACTCCTGAAGATAATCTATTCCCAGAAATCGACGCGGATGAAATAATTGCTAATTACGAAGCAAGTCTTGATGAGTGGAATATTGATAGTTTATTTTCCGAGACAGAAGAAGAAAATCTCATCTCCTTTGACTCTCAAGAAGAAGATTTAATAGATTTATTCCAACCAACGGTAGCAATCGAATTTTCTCCTTCCCAAGCTGATATCAATAGTTTGTGGCAAACATCCACAACAGATGAACCTCCAGAGTTGAAAAAAGATGCCGCAACAGCGTTAGAAGAAATTTTAATTGCTTCAGCCAACATTGATGATATTACCGCCGCTAACGAAGAATTAGAAAATTTTAACGAAGAGTTATTTTCCGATGTTTTCTTAAACACAAATTCTTCCCCAGAGCAGAAGTTGAATATATTGGCTGAATCTCCAGAGAATTCTCCTCAGGAAGTTTCTATGGAGGAAATCGGGACTTTCTATCAACAACCGGAAGCAGAAGAAAACACACCGGAATTTACCCATGGTGCTGATCAGTCTGTAATTCTAGATGTGAAGTCCGTGGAGGTGATTGAAGATAATGTTGTTTCTGCAATATCTGATTCCTTGGGAGACGAAGATTTCGACACCTTCCTGCATGAGGAGCAAGTCACATATAAGCAGGAGCTACAACTAGAATTTGATGATTTAGATATCTCAGATATTCCTGGAGATGAAATAGCAGAATTATCCCTGAATTTAGATGTATCAGACATCCCAGGTGATATCGATGATTTATCAGATTCATCACTGAATTTAGACGACGATTTATTTACAGAAAGTGATAATTCCGAAGCATTAGATTTAGACTTCACACCTGTATTGAATAATACGGAGTATGTTCCCGATGTGGCTGCTGGGCTAGAGACATTTGCAGAACTGGATGACTTACTTCAAGAACCAGAGGTGTTCCCTGTAGATTCTACAGCCGTCACTCTAGATGATTTTGCTGACTTAGAAAGTTTACTAGGTGTCGATAGTGACACACCAGCTTTGCCACCTCCCCCAGAACCTATACAAGCAGCTATTTCCCCCGTAACAACAACAGAAGATGACCCCTTCAAGGAATTAGAGGGGATGTTAGGGGGAAGTATTACACCAGGTGGAAGCAGTTTACCAACAGGACGCAACCCCAACTGGCAAGCATCGCGGTTTGAGCAGTTAATGAAGGTTCCTGTTAAACACCTCGATGACTTAAGTAATCTAGTCGGGGAATTAGTAGTTAATCGCAACACCCTAGAACAAGATCAAGAGCGTTTGCGGCAATCCTTAGATAATCTGTTGTCCCAGGTGCAACAATTATCCGATGTGGGTGCGAGAATGCAGGAATTATATGAGCGATCGCTACTAGAAGCTTCTCTTTTAGCCAGTCGGCAAGCTAGTCATTTTGCTCCGGTTATCCAAGAGAGCGATCGCGGTTTCTCAGAACTGGAAATGGATCGCTTTACTCCTTTCCACACCCTCTCCCAGGAGATGATTGAATTAATTGTCCGAGTGCGGGAGTCTGCGAGTGACATTGATTTCGTCACAGAGGAAACCGAACGAGTAGCACGGCAATTCCGACAAGTTACCACCCAACTGCAAGAGGGATTAACTAGATCCCGAATGGAACCCTTTTCCCAAGCAACGGACTTGTTACCCCGTGGGGTGCGCGATAATGCCATCAAGTATGGAAAACAGGTGGAATTGACCATCCAAGGTCGAGATACCTTAATTGACAAGATGATTTTGGAGCATCTCAAGAACCCCTTAAACCACTTGTTAAATAACGCGATCGCCCACGGAATTGAAAACCCAGAGGAAAGACAAGCCAAAGGTAAACCGAATGTCGGAAAAATCACCATTTCCGCTTTCCACCAAGGGAACCAAACAGTGATTTCTGTCAGTGATGATGGTGCGGGTATTAACTCCGAAGCTGTCAAGGCAAAGGCTCTGAGTAAAGGTATTATTATTCCAGAACAGGCAAAAAACCTTTCTCACATTGATGTTTACGACCTATTGTTTACCCCAGGTTTCAGTACTAAAGACAAGGAAGACGAACTTGCCGGTCGGGGTGTAGGTTTGGACGTGGTACGCACAAAAATTAGTGAAATTCGTGGCTCCATCACCATTGATTCCAAAATTGATCAGGGAACCACTTTTACAATTCGTCTACCTTTAACTTTGAGTATCTGCAAAGCGCTCTGTTGTGTCTCAGATAAAGCGAGAGTTGCTTTCCCCATGGATGGTGTGGAAGATACCCTGGATATTCCGATGAAGAATATTCAACAAAATGCTCAAGGAGAAAAATTTATTTCTTGGCGAGATACTCTCCTACCCTTCCGACCTTTAAAAGAATTACTCACCTTTAACCGTCAACTTAGTCGCGGGAATGTCTACGGTGGCACCCGTGATGATGATATGGTGTCCGTGGTGGTGGTACGCTCGGCAACAACTTTTATCGCCTTACAAGTTGATTTAGTTCTCAGTGAGCAAGAAATCGTTATCAAACAATTTGAAGGTCCCGCACCTAAACCCATCGGTGTTGCCGGTGCAACGGTTCTAGGGGATGGACGGATTATGCCGATCGCCGATGTCTTGGAAATTATCGATATCTTCCAAGGACGTACCTCCAAGCAAAGCAGCGTCAGTCTTTGGGAACAAAAAGCTGCTAATCAAGAGGTGATTGCTGCCAAGATTGACCCAACAGTATTAATCATCGATGACTCCATCACTGTCCGAGAACTGCTTTCTCTCACCTTCAATAAAGCTGGGTATCGTGTAGAACAAGCACGAGATGGTCAGGAAGCTTGGGATAAATTACGTTCTGGTTTACCCTGTGACCTCGTATTCTGCGATATTGAAATGCCTCGCTGTGACGGTCTAGAACTACTCTCCCGTATCCAAAAAGACCCCAGTCTCAACCACTTACCGATCGCCATGTTAACTTCCCGTGGTGCCGACAAACACCGTCAAATGGCAATTAGTTTAGGAGCCAGTGGTTACTTTACTAAACCATATTTAGAAGAAGCATTACTAGAAGCTGCATCTCGTATGCTCAAGGGTGAGAAGTTGGTGCATAGTACAAGTAATAATTGA
- a CDS encoding DUF2470 domain-containing protein, protein MSSPFSAEVSDRICKHMNEDHAEAIALYAKSFGGLTDVTTAQMLKIDAEGMDLQAVVNNEAIPVRISFDHTLTDSEDAHQTLIAMVKQARQAK, encoded by the coding sequence ATGTCTTCTCCCTTCTCTGCGGAAGTTAGCGATCGCATCTGTAAACACATGAACGAAGACCATGCAGAGGCGATCGCCCTGTATGCTAAGTCCTTCGGTGGTTTAACTGATGTGACTACAGCTCAAATGCTGAAAATAGATGCTGAAGGTATGGATTTACAAGCAGTTGTCAACAACGAAGCTATACCCGTACGTATCTCCTTTGACCATACCCTCACTGACTCTGAGGATGCCCATCAAACCCTAATTGCTATGGTAAAACAGGCAAGACAGGCAAAATAA